A portion of the endosymbiont of Galathealinum brachiosum genome contains these proteins:
- the ccmI gene encoding c-type cytochrome biogenesis protein CcmI, with amino-acid sequence MISFIISAVILVLMAIYFIVPALKKKNYAFSDEYDDLNVDIAKDRLAEIKSQLEAGEINQQTFQQLHDELESTLALDLSDVPQSQSQNELSESKETSKLMPIVLAAIIPLAAAAIYYQLGDFAAATGTRIEATVIPAGEDRPEMTIEDAVAKLEQRLAEEPENPEGWFMLAKTYMTMKQYHKAVSSYEKVIEQVGEEPEVLIRYADALAMTEGGRLTGVAKPIVDKVIVLMPDSPTVLWMAGTAENQQKNFSKALTYWYKLRPMLIEDAATLAQLDQLISGAESQLSANEVAQLKKVAPAAESKVVTNAAEIIVTVELDSALKDKVSANDTLFIFAKAMQGPPMPLAAVKKTAADLPITVSLNDAMAMMPQMKLSSFDQVKISATISKSGQPGVQSGDLFVELSPVNVKSQEKIKLVINQVK; translated from the coding sequence ATGATCAGTTTTATTATAAGTGCAGTTATTCTAGTTTTAATGGCTATTTATTTTATTGTGCCTGCATTAAAAAAGAAAAATTATGCGTTTTCGGACGAGTATGATGATTTAAATGTTGATATCGCAAAAGATCGTTTAGCTGAAATTAAATCTCAGCTTGAAGCGGGTGAAATCAATCAGCAAACTTTTCAGCAGTTACATGACGAACTTGAATCAACATTAGCGCTGGATTTATCGGATGTGCCTCAATCGCAGTCACAGAATGAATTATCGGAATCTAAAGAGACCAGTAAATTAATGCCAATTGTACTGGCGGCAATCATTCCTCTGGCAGCAGCTGCAATTTATTATCAGTTAGGTGATTTTGCGGCAGCTACAGGTACACGAATTGAAGCAACGGTTATTCCGGCAGGTGAAGATCGCCCTGAAATGACTATAGAAGATGCGGTGGCTAAACTTGAACAGCGTCTGGCAGAAGAGCCTGAAAATCCCGAAGGCTGGTTTATGCTGGCAAAAACGTATATGACGATGAAGCAATATCACAAAGCGGTATCTTCATATGAAAAAGTCATTGAACAGGTTGGTGAAGAACCGGAAGTTTTAATTCGTTATGCAGATGCTTTAGCGATGACGGAAGGCGGACGATTAACCGGTGTTGCAAAACCGATAGTTGATAAAGTGATTGTTCTTATGCCAGACAGTCCAACGGTTTTATGGATGGCGGGTACAGCAGAAAATCAGCAGAAAAATTTTAGTAAAGCTTTAACCTACTGGTACAAATTACGCCCGATGTTAATTGAGGATGCGGCTACACTGGCTCAGCTTGATCAGTTGATTAGCGGTGCAGAAAGTCAGCTATCAGCAAATGAAGTAGCACAGCTTAAAAAGGTGGCACCGGCTGCAGAATCAAAAGTGGTAACGAATGCAGCAGAAATAATAGTAACAGTTGAACTGGATTCGGCACTTAAAGATAAGGTATCAGCTAACGATACTTTGTTTATATTTGCCAAAGCTATGCAGGGCCCACCTATGCCTTTGGCTGCAGTTAAGAAAACCGCAGCAGACCTTCCTATAACAGTTAGTTTAAATGATGCTATGGCAATGATGCCGCAAATGAAATTATCCAGTTTTGATCAGGTTAAAATTTCTGCGACAATTAGTAAATCAGGGCAGCCTGGTGTTCAATCTGGCGATTTATTTGTAGAGTTATCACCAGTCAATGTTAAGTCACAGGAAAAAATTAAACTGGTTATTAATCAGGTTAAATAG
- a CDS encoding nitrate reductase, whose amino-acid sequence MSKYNICSVLVHAKQGMIDSVKQTLEQQQGVEVHAVSEDGRIIVTVEDEYRKEVGERIMGFYEIDGVLSASMIYQFSDDEFNEQEIIELQSTEERMSA is encoded by the coding sequence ATGAGTAAGTACAATATTTGCAGTGTGTTAGTGCATGCAAAGCAGGGCATGATTGATTCTGTTAAGCAGACACTGGAACAGCAGCAAGGTGTAGAGGTGCATGCGGTTTCAGAAGACGGGAGAATAATCGTGACCGTTGAAGATGAGTATCGTAAAGAGGTAGGTGAACGCATTATGGGTTTTTATGAAATTGATGGTGTGTTATCTGCTTCGATGATTTACCAGTTTAGTGATGACGAATTTAACGAACAAGAAATTATAGAATTACAATCTACTGAAGAGAGGATGTCAGCATGA
- a CDS encoding cytochrome c-type biogenesis protein CcmH, which produces MKILKNIIFILCILSVSSQAHARFETHDFATPQMENDYNVLVQELRCLVCQNQNLADSNAELAQDMRLLVYKKLSEGKSKDEIVDFMIVRYGDFVMYRPPVKKATYILWYGPIIFFVVAGLVVVSYMRSQKKEVEKAVNKTQQKKAKSLLDD; this is translated from the coding sequence ATGAAAATACTAAAAAATATTATTTTTATTCTGTGCATTTTGTCTGTGTCTTCACAGGCTCATGCGCGTTTTGAAACTCACGATTTCGCAACGCCGCAAATGGAAAACGATTACAACGTACTCGTTCAGGAATTGCGTTGTCTGGTTTGTCAGAATCAGAATCTGGCTGACTCTAATGCAGAGCTGGCTCAGGATATGCGATTGCTAGTTTATAAAAAACTGAGTGAAGGTAAAAGCAAAGATGAAATCGTTGATTTCATGATTGTTCGTTATGGCGATTTTGTTATGTACAGGCCACCGGTTAAAAAGGCTACCTACATACTCTGGTATGGGCCAATTATATTTTTTGTAGTTGCGGGTTTAGTGGTTGTGTCATATATGCGCAGTCAAAAGAAAGAAGTTGAAAAAGCTGTCAATAAAACGCAGCAGAAAAAAGCCAAATCATTATTGGATGATTGA
- a CDS encoding periplasmic nitrate reductase subunit alpha (periplasmic; catalytic subunit; with NapBC catalyzes the reduction of nitrate to nitrite; NapAB receives electrons from NapC) has translation MKMTRREFVKNNAIAATATAAGVTIPGIKDVLAASEDKIRWDKAPCRFCGTGCSVLVGTQNGKIVATQGDPDAPVNKGLNCIKGYFLSKIMYGKDRLTKPLLRKTGGEYDKEGEFEEVSWDEAFDIMAVKWKEALKNDMAANKGKPADKITSTVGMFGSGQWTIFEGYAASKLMKAGFRSNHIDPNARHCMASAVGAFIRGFGSDEPMGCYDDLEHADAFVLWGSNMAEMHPILWTRITDTRLTKEGSEVHVLSTFKHRSFDLADNGMVFAPQTDMVILNYIANYIIQNKAYDKSFMDKHVNFKKTTTDIGYGLRPEHELEKKRTGTGGKLSGISFDEYAKSVEEYTLEYTSKLSGVPEKNLLRLAKLYADPKKKITSLWTMGFNQHTRGVWTNGLMYNVHLLTGKISQPGNGPFSLTGQPSACGTAREVGTFSHRLPADYVVKKKAHRDFAEKIWELPEGTIPGKPGYHAVLQNRMLKDSKLNVYWVMCNNNVQAAANLNEETMPGYRNPDNFIVTSDPYPTVTAIASDLILPTAMWTEKEGAYGNAERRTQFWRQQVGAPGEAKSDLWQLMEFAKRFKMEEVWPADLLAKSPQYKGKTLFNVLFENGQVDKFKKQVVMDDRGNSYQNDEMDDFGFYPQKGLFEEYRRFQLEGTKKGHELADFDVYHKTRGLRWPVIDGKETLWRYAEGYDPYVKKGEGFKFYGKKDGRANIITAPYEPAAESPDAEYDLWLSTGRVLEHWHSGSMTRRVPELYRAFPDAVVFMHPDDAKARGLRRGLTAKIISRRGEIECQVETRGRNRPPKGLVFVPWFDAGRLINKVTLDATDPLSKETDYKKCAIKIEKA, from the coding sequence ATGAAAATGACGCGACGCGAATTTGTAAAAAATAATGCAATAGCAGCCACTGCTACTGCAGCGGGTGTAACCATACCTGGTATTAAAGATGTATTGGCAGCCTCTGAAGATAAAATTCGATGGGACAAAGCTCCCTGTCGTTTTTGTGGAACAGGTTGTTCAGTATTGGTAGGTACACAAAATGGCAAGATTGTAGCGACTCAGGGTGACCCTGATGCACCGGTAAACAAAGGCCTTAATTGTATTAAAGGTTATTTTCTTTCGAAGATTATGTACGGAAAAGACCGTTTAACTAAACCTCTGTTGCGTAAAACAGGTGGTGAGTATGATAAAGAAGGTGAGTTTGAAGAAGTAAGCTGGGATGAAGCTTTTGATATCATGGCCGTTAAGTGGAAAGAAGCGCTTAAGAATGATATGGCTGCCAATAAAGGTAAACCTGCAGATAAAATAACGTCTACAGTGGGTATGTTTGGTTCAGGCCAGTGGACTATTTTTGAGGGTTATGCCGCATCTAAATTAATGAAAGCCGGTTTCCGTTCAAACCACATTGATCCCAATGCACGTCATTGTATGGCGTCTGCTGTAGGTGCATTTATTCGTGGTTTTGGTTCCGATGAACCTATGGGTTGTTACGACGATTTAGAACACGCTGATGCATTTGTGCTTTGGGGTTCTAATATGGCTGAAATGCATCCTATTCTCTGGACACGTATTACCGATACACGTTTAACCAAAGAGGGGAGTGAAGTACACGTACTTTCAACCTTCAAACACCGTAGTTTTGATCTGGCTGATAACGGTATGGTGTTTGCACCACAAACTGATATGGTTATTTTGAATTATATTGCGAATTATATTATTCAGAATAAAGCTTATGATAAAAGCTTTATGGACAAGCATGTTAACTTTAAGAAAACCACTACAGATATTGGTTATGGTTTACGTCCTGAGCATGAGCTTGAAAAAAAGAGAACAGGTACAGGTGGTAAATTAAGCGGTATATCATTTGATGAATATGCGAAGAGTGTTGAAGAATATACACTTGAATATACAAGCAAACTTTCTGGTGTTCCAGAAAAGAACTTACTGCGTTTAGCCAAACTTTATGCAGATCCTAAAAAGAAAATAACCTCTTTATGGACCATGGGTTTCAATCAACATACACGTGGTGTATGGACTAATGGCCTGATGTACAACGTGCATTTATTAACCGGAAAAATTTCACAACCTGGTAATGGTCCGTTCTCATTAACGGGTCAGCCTTCAGCGTGTGGTACAGCTCGTGAAGTAGGAACTTTCTCTCATCGTTTACCTGCTGACTATGTTGTTAAGAAAAAAGCGCATCGTGATTTTGCAGAGAAAATCTGGGAATTACCTGAAGGTACGATTCCAGGTAAGCCAGGTTATCATGCGGTTTTACAAAACCGTATGTTAAAAGACAGCAAGCTAAATGTGTATTGGGTTATGTGTAATAACAATGTGCAGGCGGCGGCTAATCTTAATGAAGAAACAATGCCGGGGTACCGTAATCCCGATAACTTTATTGTTACTTCTGATCCTTATCCAACGGTAACGGCTATTGCTTCCGATTTAATATTGCCAACAGCCATGTGGACTGAGAAAGAAGGAGCTTATGGTAATGCGGAACGTCGTACACAGTTCTGGCGTCAACAGGTTGGTGCTCCAGGTGAAGCGAAATCTGATTTGTGGCAATTAATGGAGTTTGCAAAACGTTTCAAGATGGAAGAAGTATGGCCTGCTGATCTGTTAGCTAAATCGCCACAATACAAAGGCAAAACATTATTTAATGTACTGTTTGAAAACGGTCAGGTAGATAAGTTTAAGAAACAGGTGGTAATGGATGACCGTGGAAATTCATACCAGAATGATGAGATGGATGATTTCGGTTTCTATCCACAGAAAGGTTTATTTGAAGAGTATCGTCGCTTCCAGCTGGAAGGTACAAAGAAAGGTCATGAGTTGGCAGACTTTGATGTTTACCATAAAACTCGTGGTTTGAGATGGCCGGTTATTGATGGTAAAGAAACATTATGGCGTTATGCGGAAGGTTATGACCCATATGTTAAAAAAGGCGAAGGTTTTAAGTTCTACGGTAAGAAAGATGGTCGCGCTAATATTATTACCGCACCTTATGAGCCTGCAGCGGAAAGCCCTGATGCAGAATACGATTTATGGTTATCAACCGGTCGTGTATTAGAGCACTGGCATTCAGGTTCTATGACGCGTCGTGTTCCCGAGTTGTATCGGGCATTCCCTGATGCGGTTGTTTTTATGCATCCTGATGATGCTAAAGCTCGTGGTTTACGCCGAGGTTTAACTGCGAAGATTATTTCTCGTCGTGGCGAAATAGAATGTCAGGTAGAAACACGTGGACGTAATAGACCGCCTAAAGGTCTGGTGTTTGTTCCCTGGTTTGATGCCGGTCGTTTGATTAACAAGGTAACACTTGATGCGACTGATCCGCTTTCAAAAGAAACGGATTATAAGAAGTGTGCTATCAAGATTGAAAAAGCATAA
- a CDS encoding DsbE family thiol:disulfide interchange protein codes for MARYLLLAGFFIMIGGFAFMLNKTNTGEYNPRDIPTEFIGRAAPTINVPDLYNESEVVKTADMLGQVWLFNVWGTWCPECWREHRFLMELSQLGIPIVGLNWRDERPEAKAMITKMGNPFLKIGFDPESSVAIEWGVYGAPETFAINAEGVVVAKHAGGITPAVWEKKFKKHFKN; via the coding sequence ATGGCTCGTTATTTACTATTAGCTGGTTTTTTTATCATGATAGGCGGTTTTGCTTTTATGTTAAACAAGACCAATACAGGTGAATATAATCCGCGAGATATTCCAACAGAATTTATAGGTCGGGCAGCACCCACCATTAATGTACCTGATTTATATAATGAATCTGAAGTGGTTAAAACTGCTGATATGTTAGGTCAGGTCTGGTTGTTTAATGTCTGGGGTACCTGGTGTCCCGAGTGTTGGCGTGAACATCGTTTTCTAATGGAATTAAGCCAGTTAGGTATACCGATTGTTGGATTGAACTGGCGTGATGAACGTCCTGAAGCAAAAGCCATGATAACTAAAATGGGAAATCCATTTTTAAAAATTGGTTTTGATCCAGAAAGTTCGGTGGCAATTGAATGGGGTGTGTATGGTGCGCCTGAAACGTTTGCAATTAATGCTGAAGGTGTTGTTGTCGCTAAACATGCGGGTGGAATAACACCGGCCGTGTGGGAAAAGAAGTTTAAAAAACATTTCAAAAACTAA
- a CDS encoding c-type cytochrome biogenesis protein CcmF: MIPEIGHFALVLALCLAVIQGTVPLIGAQKKISSWVEVAAPAAIGQTIFIVISFICLTYAFLTDDFSVGYTARQSNTELPVIYKISSVWGGHEGSLLLWTMFLAMWTAAVALFSRAMPLIMRGRVIAIMGLVSVGFLLFTLLTSNPFDRMFPAALEGRSLNPLLQDFGLIIHPPMLYMGYVGFSVAFAFAIAAMLGGRLDSAWAKWSRPWTNIAWVFLTIGIALGSWWAYYELGWGGWWFWDPVENASFMPWLVGTALIHSLAATEKRGVFKAWTVLLAIFAFSLSLLGTFLVRSGVLTSVHAFANDPERGIFILIFLAVVVGGSLALYTYRAPQIRSAVKLNMMSREGGLLINNILLVVTAFSILLGTLYPLALDALDAGKISVGPPYFNALFVPLTIPIALLLGVAALARWKQDSLERMGKKLLIPFVVSVVLGAAIPYSLIDDVKWGAVVAIMLAVWITMTSAQGIVDRVSGKQNKLQALLNTPRGFYGQTFAHMGVAMFVVGITLTTLYSTEKDIRLVKGQSYSIGEYEFLFEGVQNAVGPNYKAAEGWFTTFYQGKEIGRLHSQKRLYNAGGMPMTEAGIDPGFWRDLYVSLGEDLDGKGAWSVRLYHKPFIRWIWLGSLIMAFGGLLAATDKRYRKALKTSEVQSNNTVTV; the protein is encoded by the coding sequence ATGATTCCTGAAATTGGTCATTTTGCTTTAGTGCTTGCGCTTTGTTTAGCGGTTATTCAGGGCACAGTGCCGTTAATAGGTGCACAGAAAAAAATCTCCAGCTGGGTTGAAGTAGCCGCTCCTGCTGCAATTGGACAAACCATTTTCATTGTTATCAGTTTCATCTGTTTAACGTATGCTTTTTTAACTGATGATTTTTCTGTTGGTTATACAGCGCGTCAGTCTAATACTGAATTACCTGTTATTTATAAAATATCATCTGTCTGGGGTGGCCACGAAGGTTCATTATTATTGTGGACTATGTTTCTGGCAATGTGGACAGCAGCCGTTGCGTTGTTTAGTCGTGCGATGCCTTTAATTATGCGCGGTCGAGTGATTGCCATTATGGGGCTAGTGAGTGTCGGATTTTTATTATTTACATTACTTACGTCTAACCCATTTGATCGAATGTTTCCTGCTGCTTTAGAAGGTCGCAGTTTAAATCCATTATTACAGGATTTTGGTTTAATCATTCACCCGCCTATGTTGTATATGGGTTATGTTGGTTTTTCTGTGGCATTTGCTTTTGCTATAGCTGCGATGCTAGGTGGTCGTCTTGATTCGGCCTGGGCTAAATGGTCGCGCCCCTGGACAAACATTGCCTGGGTATTTTTAACCATTGGTATTGCACTTGGAAGCTGGTGGGCTTATTACGAGCTTGGCTGGGGCGGCTGGTGGTTCTGGGATCCGGTAGAAAACGCATCCTTTATGCCCTGGTTAGTCGGTACCGCATTAATACATTCTTTAGCCGCAACTGAAAAACGCGGTGTGTTTAAAGCATGGACGGTATTGCTGGCAATCTTTGCGTTCTCGTTAAGTTTATTAGGCACATTTTTAGTGCGCTCCGGTGTATTAACGTCAGTGCATGCATTTGCGAATGACCCGGAGCGAGGTATCTTTATTTTAATATTCCTTGCTGTGGTTGTGGGTGGTTCACTTGCGCTGTATACATACCGCGCACCGCAAATTCGTAGTGCAGTGAAGTTAAATATGATGAGCCGAGAAGGTGGTTTATTAATTAATAATATTTTACTAGTCGTTACTGCATTTTCGATTTTATTGGGAACGCTTTATCCATTAGCATTAGATGCTTTAGATGCAGGTAAAATTTCAGTAGGCCCTCCGTACTTTAATGCGTTATTTGTTCCATTAACTATACCTATTGCATTGTTATTGGGTGTGGCAGCACTGGCTAGATGGAAACAGGATAGTCTGGAAAGAATGGGTAAGAAATTACTTATTCCATTTGTAGTGAGTGTTGTTCTAGGCGCTGCCATTCCATATTCATTAATAGATGATGTGAAGTGGGGTGCGGTGGTTGCAATTATGTTAGCCGTTTGGATAACTATGACCAGTGCTCAAGGTATCGTTGACAGGGTGTCCGGTAAGCAGAATAAATTACAGGCATTACTTAATACGCCTCGTGGTTTCTATGGTCAGACATTTGCCCACATGGGCGTAGCGATGTTTGTAGTGGGCATTACATTAACAACGCTTTACAGCACAGAAAAAGATATTCGCCTGGTTAAAGGGCAGTCCTATAGCATCGGTGAATATGAATTCCTTTTTGAAGGTGTTCAAAATGCAGTCGGACCTAACTATAAAGCAGCAGAAGGCTGGTTTACAACATTTTATCAGGGCAAGGAAATTGGTCGATTACATTCGCAAAAACGTTTGTATAACGCCGGTGGTATGCCTATGACAGAGGCCGGTATTGACCCGGGCTTCTGGCGTGACTTATATGTATCACTGGGTGAAGACCTGGATGGTAAAGGTGCCTGGAGTGTACGTTTATACCACAAGCCGTTTATTCGCTGGATCTGGTTAGGTTCTTTAATTATGGCATTTGGTGGTTTACTCGCTGCGACGGATAAGCGTTATCGTAAAGCGCTAAAAACATCTGAAGTTCAGAGTAATAATACGGTGACTGTGTAA
- a CDS encoding sulfite reductase: MHVSIDSFPNAPHGWSIEIAQAVAKSDGISMSDEHWQLIGALQEYYKKVDHPKLRQVKDALDEKFHMQGGIKYLHQVVPDGPVAEGCKLAGLDVPAGAVDHSFGSVA; this comes from the coding sequence ATGCATGTATCAATCGATTCATTTCCAAATGCCCCCCATGGCTGGTCTATAGAAATTGCGCAAGCGGTTGCTAAATCTGATGGGATTTCAATGAGTGATGAGCACTGGCAACTTATCGGTGCTTTGCAGGAATATTATAAAAAAGTTGATCATCCTAAATTGCGTCAGGTAAAAGATGCGCTTGATGAAAAATTTCATATGCAGGGTGGTATTAAATATTTGCATCAGGTGGTACCAGATGGTCCGGTTGCAGAAGGTTGTAAATTAGCCGGGCTTGATGTGCCAGCGGGTGCAGTTGATCATTCATTTGGTAGTGTTGCTTAG
- the napF gene encoding ferredoxin-type protein NapF: MIFDLYQHYITLICSTHNHIKVLARRSQKRGKLKTQAINRKQFLQGKLKGEQAIRPPWSIGEAHFTETCTRCFKCAEACPSQLIVKGSSGFPEMSFLRQGCDYCEACVQSCPENALLLTQDNQQSPWQQHIVINEQCFASRGIVCRSCGEVCEADAIEFKLLVGGNSQININESVCDGCGECVHVCPAHAIEVQKINLESRSGMNPVGRIPVSENPGGDNL, encoded by the coding sequence ATCATATTTGATCTATATCAACATTATATTACACTAATATGTTCTACTCATAATCATATAAAAGTGTTAGCCAGACGATCTCAAAAGAGAGGCAAATTGAAAACACAGGCAATAAATCGTAAACAGTTTCTGCAAGGAAAGCTTAAAGGTGAACAGGCAATCAGACCGCCCTGGTCTATTGGCGAAGCTCACTTTACGGAAACCTGTACGCGTTGTTTTAAATGTGCAGAAGCCTGTCCGTCACAACTTATTGTTAAAGGCTCCAGTGGATTTCCTGAAATGAGCTTTCTCAGACAAGGGTGTGATTATTGTGAAGCCTGTGTTCAGTCCTGTCCTGAAAACGCCTTATTACTTACACAAGATAATCAGCAGTCACCCTGGCAGCAGCACATTGTTATTAATGAACAGTGTTTTGCATCAAGAGGTATTGTTTGTCGCTCCTGTGGTGAAGTATGTGAAGCAGATGCGATTGAATTTAAATTGCTAGTGGGTGGTAATAGTCAGATTAATATTAATGAGTCAGTTTGTGACGGTTGTGGTGAGTGTGTTCATGTTTGCCCGGCTCATGCTATTGAAGTTCAGAAAATAAATTTAGAAAGCCGGTCAGGTATGAACCCTGTTGGCCGTATTCCAGTTAGCGAAAACCCAGGTGGAGATAACCTATGA